A part of Nesterenkonia lutea genomic DNA contains:
- the xylB gene encoding xylulokinase, with translation MPTLVAGIDSSTQSCKVVIRDAETGALVRTGSAKHPEGTEVAPAAWWDVLLRAIESAGGLADVSAASVGGQQHGMVALDAHGEVIRDALLWNDTRSADAAAQLIAEHGGGSEGAAAWTTMTGSVPVASLTVTKLRWLADAEPENAGRVAAVALPHDWLTWKLSGSTDLNDLATDRSDASGTGYFDTAAGTYRHDLLAQALRISEASARAIILPRVCGHREQVGTGDAARGWGHLVLGPGAGDNAAAALGLGMSTGDVAISIGTSGVVSAVSPRPIQDPSGMVTGFADATGEFLPLAVTLNGSRVMDGAARMLGVDHDGLAELALAAEPGAHGLTLVPYLEGERTPNLPHATGSFVGLTLASMNPQDVARASVEGLLCGLADGLEAMTSLGVPVQSIKLIGGAARSAAVQQIAPAIFGREVQVPAPGEYVADGAARQAAWVLSGAAEAPSWTTVESETISGTPTPEVRETYAARRSLIAEKH, from the coding sequence GTGCCCACACTCGTCGCAGGAATAGATTCCTCCACCCAGTCCTGCAAGGTCGTCATCCGCGACGCCGAGACCGGAGCACTGGTGCGCACCGGCTCCGCCAAACATCCGGAGGGCACCGAGGTCGCCCCCGCCGCCTGGTGGGACGTCCTTCTGCGCGCCATCGAGTCCGCCGGCGGACTCGCCGATGTCTCCGCAGCGTCGGTGGGCGGTCAGCAGCACGGGATGGTCGCCCTCGACGCCCACGGCGAGGTCATCCGGGATGCGCTGCTGTGGAACGACACCCGTTCCGCCGATGCCGCCGCCCAGCTGATCGCCGAGCACGGGGGCGGATCCGAGGGCGCGGCCGCATGGACGACCATGACCGGCTCGGTGCCGGTGGCCTCGCTGACCGTGACCAAGCTCCGCTGGCTGGCCGATGCTGAACCGGAGAACGCCGGACGCGTGGCCGCCGTCGCACTCCCCCATGACTGGCTGACCTGGAAGCTCTCCGGCTCCACAGACCTCAACGACCTGGCCACCGATCGCTCGGATGCCTCGGGCACCGGGTACTTCGACACGGCCGCGGGCACCTACCGCCATGACCTGCTGGCCCAGGCGCTGCGGATCAGCGAGGCGTCCGCGAGGGCCATCATCCTCCCCCGCGTCTGTGGTCACCGGGAACAGGTGGGCACCGGCGATGCCGCACGGGGCTGGGGCCACCTGGTCCTCGGCCCGGGGGCCGGGGACAACGCCGCGGCCGCTCTGGGACTGGGCATGAGCACCGGCGACGTCGCGATCTCGATCGGCACCTCGGGCGTGGTCTCCGCCGTCTCCCCCCGGCCGATCCAGGATCCCTCCGGGATGGTCACCGGCTTCGCCGACGCCACCGGCGAGTTCCTGCCGCTGGCGGTGACGCTCAACGGCTCACGGGTCATGGACGGCGCCGCGCGCATGCTCGGGGTGGACCACGACGGCCTGGCCGAACTTGCTCTGGCCGCCGAACCGGGCGCACATGGTCTGACCCTGGTGCCCTACCTCGAGGGAGAGCGGACCCCGAACCTGCCCCACGCCACCGGGTCCTTCGTGGGACTCACGCTGGCGTCGATGAACCCGCAGGATGTGGCCCGCGCCTCCGTGGAGGGGCTGCTCTGCGGTCTCGCCGACGGACTGGAGGCGATGACCTCGCTGGGCGTTCCGGTCCAGTCCATCAAGCTCATCGGTGGGGCTGCCCGCTCCGCAGCCGTGCAGCAGATCGCACCCGCGATCTTCGGCCGCGAGGTCCAGGTGCCCGCCCCCGGCGAGTACGTGGCCGATGGTGCCGCCCGGCAAGCGGCATGGGTGCTCTCGGGTGCGGCCGAGGCGCCGTCCTGGACCACCGTGGAGTCTGAGACCATCAGCGGCACCCCCACTCCAGAGGTGCGCGAGACCTATGCTGCCCGCCGGTCGCTGATCGCCGAGAAGCACTGA